In the Endozoicomonas sp. SCSIO W0465 genome, CACAGATTGCTTGTTATTCAGTTTACCCACAGGAAGATCATAGGTTTATTGCCTTTCATAAACCGGGCTGTCCACAGTTAAAAAGGCAGAAAAATATTCCGGGTTAAACTGATTTGTTCTTATAAATGCTTGATTAGTAAAGATAAATTCAAGAAAGGCGCATAATATGAGCGATGGCCGGTATGTGGATAACTTTTACCAAAAAGGATACAATCCTCTTTTATCCAGCCAACCTTGATTTCATACCTGAAGGTCTTTAGCAGGCTGTCTGACCGGCTTCAGTGATACCCGTATCAGATCTTGATCCTGATCCTGATCCTGATCTATTTATGGAGAGCAGGAGAGCAGGAGAACAGGAGAGCAAGACAGTAGGAGAGTAGGAGAATGCCTGTGCCCCTTGAGCTATGGCAAAAATGCATCAATATCTTGCAGGATGAGCTGTCTTCCCAGCAGTTCAATACCTGGATTCGTCCTTTGAAAGTGATGGGGGATGAACACGACCTGTGTTTGTTGGCTCCCAACCGGTTTGTTGCCGACTGGGTGAAAGAAAAGTTTTTACCACGAATCGAAGAGATTCTGGATGAACTGTCTGATGGTGATTCGCCAGCGGTAGCGTTGGCGGTTTCTAATCGCCGACCACCCTCACTGAGCAAGCGACCAGTACGTCCAAGAGAGCTTCAGCCAAGAGAGCTTCAGCCAAGAGAGCTTCAGCCAAGAGAGCTTCAGGCAGGAGAGCCTCGGCCAGGAGAAGCGCTGCCCGCTGCAACCGTATCCGTTTCGGAGAAACCCGTTGAGAACCCGCTTAAACAGGCGGCTATTGAGCGTTCAGTAGTCACCCATGAGCTGGTATCTTCACTGCCGGTTGCGCAGGACAATACACCTGAGCCCGATCTGGTGTCTGAGCCAATCAGCTCAAGTATCCCCCAGGATGATGACTCCAGACCAACGGAGGAACTTTCTCAGATTAAGGTCAATCCGTTGAAAGAGCCGGTGAGTGATGCGTCTGAAGAGCCGGTAACGTCTGCTCGGCAGGTTGAAGTAGAAGGTTCTATCAAACATCACAGCTCCCTTAATACGGGTTTCACGTTTGAAACGTTTGTTGAGGGTAAGTCAAACCAGTTGGCGCTCGCAGCAGCCCGACAGGTGGCAGAAAACCCCGGTGCTTCCTATAACCCACTGTTCTTATACGGCGGTGTAGGTTTGGGTAAAACGCACTTGATGCATGCGGTGGGTAATTTCCTGGTTAAACAGAACCGTAGTGCCAGGGTTGTTTATCTGCACTCCGAACGCTTTGTTGCGGATATGGTGAAAGCACTGCAGTTGAATGCCATTAATGACTTCAAAAAGTATTACCGTTCGGTTGATGCTTTACTGATTGACGATATCCAGTTCTTTGCCGGTAAAGAGCGCTCACAAGAAGAGTTTTTCCACACGTTCAATGCGTTGCTTGAAGGTGGTCAGCAGATGATTCTGACCTGTGACCGTTATCCAAAAGAGATCAGTGGCGTTGAGGAACGTCTGAAGTCTCGCTTCGGCTGGGGGTTAACGGTAGCCGTCGAACCACCTGAGTTGGAAACCCGGGTGGCTATTCTGATGAAAAAAGCGGAGCAACAGAAAGTGGAGCTTCCCCATGAAGCTGCCTTCTTTATTGCTCAGAGAATTCGGTCAAATGTTCGTGAACTGGAAGGTGCTCTGAAGCGGGTGATTGCCAGTGCTCACTTTATGGGACGCCGTATTGATATTGATCTGATCCGCGAGTCCCTGAAAGACCTGTTGGCTTTACAGGATAAACAGGTCAGTATAGATAATATTCAACGAACGGTTGCTGAGTATTTCAAGATAAAGGTGGCTGATATTTTATCCAAGCGTCGCAGTCGTTCGGTGGCAAGGCCAAGGCAAATCGCCATGGCACTCTCGAAAGAGTTGACCAGTCATAGCTTACCGGAGATTGGTGATGCCTATGGCGGACGGGACCATACCACCGTTCTTCACGCCTGCCGTAAAGTAAAAGAACTGGTCGAAGTGGATAACGAGATCAAAAGCGATTACAAAAATCTGTTGCGCTCTCTGACGAGTTAATTTCCACCCAATTCAACCTGATAAAAAGGTGGATACCTTTTTATCCCAAGAGAAAGGAAAGCGATGAAATTTACCATTAATCGGGAAGCATTACTTAAGCCACTTCAGCTGGTTGCCGGCGTGGTTGAGCGCAGACAGACGCTGCCGGTATTGTCGAATGTGTTGATGGTCGTCGATGGAGATCAGCTCTCTTTAACCGGTACCGACCTGGAAGTTGAACTGGTTGGTCGGGTAGCCCCTGAGGATGTTGCTGAAGCCGGAGAGATTACGGTGCCGGCCAGAAAGCTGATGGATATCTGTAAGTCTCTGCCTGAAAATACCATGATTGAGGTGCGTCAGGATGATCAGAGAATCAAGGTAAAGGCTGGCCGATCCCGTTTTACTCTTTCCACTCTACCGGCGAGTGAGTTTCCCAGTATTGAAGAAGAGGCCGGATCCGTATCCTTTACGGTTGGTCAGGCCCGTCTTCGTCGCCTGATTGATCGTACCGGCTTTGCCATGGCTCAGCAGGATGTTCGCTACTATCTGAACGGTATGTTGCTGGAAGTCAGCCAGAACTGTCTCCGTGCCGTAGCTACCGATGGCCACCGCCTGGCCATGTGCAGTGTCGATGCCGATATCAACCAGCAGGAAAAGCATCAGGTTATCGTACCCCGTAAAGGCATTCTTGAGATGGCTCGTTTGCTGACTGAAGGCGATGAGAGTGTTCATATTTCACTTGGTGCGAATCATATCCGTGCCAAAACCGGTGACTTTATGTTTACCTCAAAACTGGTCGACGGTAAGTTCCCTGACTATGAGCGGGTCATCCCTAAGGGTGGCAACAAGATCATCGTTGGTGAGCGTCAGGAGCTGCGTCAGGCATTTCAGCGCGCTTCTATTCTTTCCAACGAGAAATACCGGGGTATCCGTTTGATCCTTTCTGACGGCCAGCTTAAGGTTATCGCTAATAACCCGGAGCAGGAAGAGGCAGAAGAAGAGTTGAGTCTGGCTTATCACGGTGACTCAATGGAGATTGGCTTTAACGTCAGCTACCTGCTGGATGTGCTTTCTGTTCTTTCTGGTGATTCCATCAAGATGACGCTCTCAGACCCTAACAGCAGTGCACTTCTTGAGGAGTCAGAGTCTGGTGACTCCACCTATGTTGTGATGCCCATGAGGCTGTAACAGGCTGTCGGTAGTAGTCGTCCGTGGCTGATGTTAGCTAGCCTCATCAGCCACTTGCCTGTCCCGGCCCGGCTCCCGGGCTATTCAGGCTCGGAAATAAACAGAATATGATCCAACAGCTCTCCATAACCGATATTAGAAACCTTACCTCTGTTTCGATTAAACCGTCCCCTTCTGTAAATGTGTTCTATGGGCTTAATGGCAGTGGAAAAACCAGTGTGCTCGAGGCTATACATATTCTCGGGATTGCCCGATCATTTCGTACTACCAGGATCAAACCGGTGATCCATCGTGATGCCGAGGTTTGCACGGTCTTTGGTCGTTTAGGTGTGACATCAGGATCAATACCCGTAGGTGTTTCCAGAAATCTTAGGGATGAAACGCTACAGATCCGGGTAGCGGGTGAAAACCTGAAGTCCACATCAGAGCTTGCCAGGTTGTTACCATTACAGGTGATCAATCCGGATACCTTTCGTCTGCTTGAAGGCTCCCCAAAGCTGAGAAGAAACTTTATTGATTGGGGAGTGTTTCACGTGAAACATAAGGACTTTTTTCCATTATGGAAACGTATGCAGAAAGCGCTGAAACAGCGGAACAGTCTGCTCCGTCATGGTAGAATTAACAGTTCAGAATTGACCTCATGGAACATAGAGTTTGAAAAAGCGGCCAATGCAATTGATCTGTTACGCAGCAATTATATTCAGAAACTGATCCCGGTCTTCAATCAGGTGCTTTGTGAATTGGCAGATCTGGATAATCTTTCTATCCAATATTATCGGGGTTGGGATAAAGAGAGAGCGCTGCATGAAGTGCTCAATAGTGGATTGGCA is a window encoding:
- the dnaA gene encoding chromosomal replication initiator protein DnaA; the protein is MPVPLELWQKCINILQDELSSQQFNTWIRPLKVMGDEHDLCLLAPNRFVADWVKEKFLPRIEEILDELSDGDSPAVALAVSNRRPPSLSKRPVRPRELQPRELQPRELQPRELQAGEPRPGEALPAATVSVSEKPVENPLKQAAIERSVVTHELVSSLPVAQDNTPEPDLVSEPISSSIPQDDDSRPTEELSQIKVNPLKEPVSDASEEPVTSARQVEVEGSIKHHSSLNTGFTFETFVEGKSNQLALAAARQVAENPGASYNPLFLYGGVGLGKTHLMHAVGNFLVKQNRSARVVYLHSERFVADMVKALQLNAINDFKKYYRSVDALLIDDIQFFAGKERSQEEFFHTFNALLEGGQQMILTCDRYPKEISGVEERLKSRFGWGLTVAVEPPELETRVAILMKKAEQQKVELPHEAAFFIAQRIRSNVRELEGALKRVIASAHFMGRRIDIDLIRESLKDLLALQDKQVSIDNIQRTVAEYFKIKVADILSKRRSRSVARPRQIAMALSKELTSHSLPEIGDAYGGRDHTTVLHACRKVKELVEVDNEIKSDYKNLLRSLTS
- the dnaN gene encoding DNA polymerase III subunit beta is translated as MKFTINREALLKPLQLVAGVVERRQTLPVLSNVLMVVDGDQLSLTGTDLEVELVGRVAPEDVAEAGEITVPARKLMDICKSLPENTMIEVRQDDQRIKVKAGRSRFTLSTLPASEFPSIEEEAGSVSFTVGQARLRRLIDRTGFAMAQQDVRYYLNGMLLEVSQNCLRAVATDGHRLAMCSVDADINQQEKHQVIVPRKGILEMARLLTEGDESVHISLGANHIRAKTGDFMFTSKLVDGKFPDYERVIPKGGNKIIVGERQELRQAFQRASILSNEKYRGIRLILSDGQLKVIANNPEQEEAEEELSLAYHGDSMEIGFNVSYLLDVLSVLSGDSIKMTLSDPNSSALLEESESGDSTYVVMPMRL
- the recF gene encoding DNA replication/repair protein RecF, encoding MIQQLSITDIRNLTSVSIKPSPSVNVFYGLNGSGKTSVLEAIHILGIARSFRTTRIKPVIHRDAEVCTVFGRLGVTSGSIPVGVSRNLRDETLQIRVAGENLKSTSELARLLPLQVINPDTFRLLEGSPKLRRNFIDWGVFHVKHKDFFPLWKRMQKALKQRNSLLRHGRINSSELTSWNIEFEKAANAIDLLRSNYIQKLIPVFNQVLCELADLDNLSIQYYRGWDKERALHEVLNSGLARDAQTGYTHAGPQRADLRIRMGKGSAVDILSRGQLKLVVCALKLAQGFLYKELQNKQCLFLVDDLPSELDIPNRQKLCRLFQKMNCQTFITCVEKEALANCWLPETEVKMFHVKHGQITLDDNPGQQSIRRAESLEIEHE